Below is a genomic region from Trichoderma asperellum chromosome 2, complete sequence.
ACCTGCCATGGTGGACCTCGCCTTGTATTTCAATGACTCCTCCACCTTTCTGTCGCAAATGTGCGTTGCACCGGTTTCCTTAATTGCGGCTATTCATATAATGCTTACTATTTCCGCAGTGTTACGCCCAGAATCGATCAAAGACATGACGCGCCGCCTTCTTTCTTGCATTCCTGGTCCGGCTACGACAGCAAAGCACCAAGGGCATCCTACCAATGAAAAGCACTATGCAGCTTTACCAGATCAAGGCCAGATCTTTCATCACTTTGGCGGACTTCACACAGTTCCACAGCGACGCTATAGTCAAGGCCACGCCAACCAAAAAAGCATCATACGGCGGACAAGCCCAAAGATTTGATCCCCGAACAGCCATCAGTTATGAGGTGCTGGCCGATTTCTTCTCAGCCATCGTCCGGTCAAGCACAGAGGCAGACGATCTCGTCGCGCCATTCATTTCCAAACTCGTGGCAAATGCTTACCGGCTCCCAGCAGTCGAACTCCACGCTTTGTGGCTGCCTTTCCTGCGCTGCCTCATACCATTTTCGCCTCCAACGCCATACCCTCGATACCCCATATTGTCAACAGCTCTTTTCCGCCCTCTTACAGGCGTACCTCGACAGGTACGTGGGGCACGAGCCTACCGAGGATAGAACCTGGTTCGGCGAGGTGTTGACTGCTCATGCTCCGACTGCGAGTCCCTGAACGCTTTTCTGGTTAGCCCGACACAGAGAGTCGGCTTCTTTGCCGTAAATAAGCAACGACGTGGGCACTTGCACCGGGGGCTCGACACTTGCGGAGTCGACTGTACCCATGAGACGCGCCGGTCGGGATCACCCCAACTTTAGTGGTGACCAAAACGTTCCAGCACAATAAGAAGATGCGTCTCGACTGGAAGTCGCGGTTAATGCTGGCGGAGGGACAGATTCGGCAGTTCGAGCAGGGCCACCTCTCGCTACTACTTGGGCCGAACTACGCAACTATCGTCAACATGGCGCACCTCTCCGCGTCGGAGCTGGCTCAGGGTCAATCGTCACCAGTGGTTTCAGCCTCCCTAAGGACGACAACCCAGCTCGTCGGCCGTTACAAGCGATCAGCCCCGTGGCTGGAGTGAAGCGGAAGTTTTCCTTCACGGAGACCGACATCGTTGATCTGACCCGCGAGTAGGGTGGGTGCGGTTTAGAGCCAGCTAAGTCTCACACTATGTAATCCCCGCGATTATCTGCATGTAGTGTTATAAGTAAGAAGGCGCGCCAGGCGATGCTGGGACTTGACGGCATTGTTAATAATACCGACTTGTATAGAATAAAAACTCTTGCTGGTggtaatttatttttttcgttttacttccttctttcttttgcctaCTTCTTgataattcttttacttattattaatactctgTCTGCATAGAGTTTGGCGTACCAGGGACATTGTAACCCGATTATTGACGGTGTCTTGAAATATTGTAAGTGTGTGGTGTACGGGGACAAAGAAGCTCACGATGAATTGTGGAAATGCAGAACAGGGACGAGCGTGACACTTTGTATCTGAAATTATGGACCTCACAAGCAATGGCCTAACGGTCAGGGGAAACCGTCAGTGATGGATGGGACAAATCTGGCTAATGGTGCCCTCGTGCCGAGACTTGGTGGCAATTGGAAGAGTTGGGTGGCTAATAAATCGCCTGGACAGATTGTTCCCTGGATTGGACACCTTCATCTGtggcattttcctttttctgcCATTCGCAGAAGTCGCACTTGGCAGCGGTGCGGCCCCCGTGGGATTATGGCTTGGGATGCAGAGTGACCCTGGGCTTGGCGGGATGCCAGCCAGCGAATCAGAACAGCACAGAACCTGAGATACTGCCCATTGCTGTCCCCTTCCTTCACTCATCTGTTTCGCATACATTATCATTCACAAgagttgttgttgtagtcTGGTGACTTTGTTGGCACGGTACCCCCACGGCCTGCACAGCGCCGTCCCGTTTGTTGCGTCCCAAGGGCTTGGAAGGGATATATCACGAAGTCAGAGATGGCCACCCAGATGAATTGATCATCCTTTTGTTGTTCATAGTTGTCAACCAATTTTTTCATCTACGTCACAATCACTCTGGTATCATCACATCACCAGGATGTATGAGTGCGAGACTTGCACCAAAGAGTTCTACAGTGCCCGCTCCTGCGAGCAACACATGAACGATACGAGTCACTTTTGGACCACGGTATGAATGTGACACTTGCACGCGTGTATTCCGTTCCATATACGCAGTCCAACAGCATATGAATTCCTTGAATCATTGGGCACCAAGGTCTCCTTGCGAGATTTGTTCCATCAAGTTTCATACCGAGATAGCCGCCGAGCAACAATGTAGGCTAAAGGCCATTACAGAATTACTGCAAGCCGTGTGGCAAACATTTCCAGAATGGCAACAACCTCCAGATGGTCAGTATTCCCACATACCACATATCCACCCGGATGATGTCTGGAATTGCCCAATCTAATGGGTCCAAAACATCTGAACTCCAGGACCCACTGAGGGACTAGTGTTCCCTGCCCATTCTGCTAGACCGGCTTTACCAGCGCAAGCGGGCCTCAGCCACCACCTCGAAACTGGTTCATGCATCAACGCGCCTTCACTCAACAGAGAAAGAATATTGGCACTGGTCCAGAAACGCGACCCTCATGGCCTCATTACCAACAAGCAGATCCGGTGGCGCGATGAGGAAAGCGCCACGTACGAAGCGAACACCACTTGTCCGCGGGCAATTGTTGGTGTGCTGCGCATCTTTCTCCTCGATTTCCCCAATGCCTGGGCTCAGTGTATGGCGAGGCCGcgtggaggagagaaggaggTTTGCCTGATTGGGCATCGGTCTTGACAATCTTAATACCCAAATGACTGAAAACATAAACTCACCTTACTACTGAGATGAGCGACCTGATATAATTGTCAATGGTTGATGGTCAACCGGGTGCTATGCATTCGACCAGCTACTTGGAGGCTGAAGTGGGTGCTCATAGTTCATGAGATAGTGATATTTTAAGAAACGAAGGTTTCCAATGAACTTTGATCGCCTTTCTGCGGATGTGACCCGAGAAGAGCGGAGCGACATGGTTAAAACTGTCAACTTCTATGGCATCATCACTTAGGGCGCGAGCTAATAGATTACTTATAGGACAAAGAATGGGCAAGGGATTTTCACGAATAAGAAGATATTACTGTATAAAGATATTAGTATACTAGAAGAGTGTACATTGATTTGAAATGTACATACGGCTTTGGCTTTCTATCGGTTCCTTTGTGACATCGGGCAACCACCTCCATTGCTAAAATAACTCGCCCACCTGATAATCCTAAAGgacttattttaggtttatcccgtaggaacctaccctatattaactgTCTAATGCATGGTTtgttatattttctttttaatttcaCAAACCTTctaatattaagtaaagtCAGTATTTCAGGCCAATATCTTATCAACACAGACATAATTTCTATCAGCTCTTCATCGCAAAATGGTTTCCCCATAACCTGTAAGCTCCCAGGCACCTCTTTCACATTCTCTGGAACATATGATGGCTCATAGGGAACATCACGCACAAATTCCTTGTCCAAAGAGAAGTCGCCCTTCATGTACGGAATAAGCCCGCGGGCCAATCCAACACATTTGCAAGTACAGTATATATTGGGAAGCCGTATGTGTCATGCTTCGGTGCTGGACTTTGATAGGAGGGCATCAAAATTGCGTCTAGTCCATTCTCAACCATGATTTTACGATATCCTGCCTGAAGATTTCGACGCTGCACATTTAATTCAAACACGTCGTTAAGTGTGAGGACTTGATCCTTCATATCTGAGAAGCTTGTAGTCGATATAGACTTTATGACTGGCTCGCCGCTTGCTTGGATGTGTTTCATTGCAGTCTTCGATGCATCGAGACCAAAGTAACGCCATGCGAGCCGTGTAACGCTATACAAAGTctcaggaagaagagagtcaAGGGATACAAGAGAGTGACCTGCTTCCTTAAGTTTCATCTGTGCAGTCATCAATGCTCGCATGATGGTTGGATGGAGAGGTCTCTCGTTGTCTTCGGTGATGATCCAAGTCGCAGCGGCGAGGACTTAACGGGCAAATCGCGGTATGGGGCAGCGATGGCTGTCTCATCCAGCTCCCATGGGTTTGTTGTTGAAAACTGTCTTGTCAGTAGCTTCAGATCTCTCACAGAATGAGCAAGTGGTCCAGCTGCAGGCAGTATGCCAAACATTCCGGACCTTCCTGCACCGCTCTGTCCACCATATGGGATACGACACGCGGTCGGTTTGAATCCGTATACACCATTCATAGCGGCCGGGATGCGCACGCTTCCGGCGATGTCGGTACCTATTCCCAGAATGGAACCACGCTGCGCAACGAGGCTTCCTTCGCCGCCAGATGAGCCGCCAGCGGTGAGACAGAGGTTATAAGGGTTGAGAGTTCGAAGAAATATGTTATTCTCGGAATCTGCTGTCATCATTGTGGTCGGAATGTTTGTTTTGCAGTACAAGACGGCGCCCTCTCGGAGGAGAATTTCAACAAGAGCAGCGTTATCGCTCTTCGGTGGATTTGAAATCCATGATACAAATCCCAGCGTAGTGTCGACGCCTTTAATGGAGAACGATTCCTTGACGGATATTGGCAAACCATGGAACGCCTTGTTCGGCCGTCCATGTGATGCTAGATACGCGTCATATTCCTTTGCTTGAGCAATTGCCTCTCGAAAAAGATCTCGGTGAGACAATGTGTCTGTAAGTCTGTTAATAAC
It encodes:
- a CDS encoding uncharacterized protein (EggNog:ENOG41), which translates into the protein MQLYQIKARSFITLADFTQFHSDAIVKATPTKKASYGGQAQRFDPRTAISYEVLADFFSAIVRSSTEADDLVAPFISKLVANAYRLPAVELHALWLPFLRCLIPFSPPTPYPRYPILSTALFRPLTGVPRQVRGARAYRG
- a CDS encoding uncharacterized protein (EggNog:ENOG41), with product MRLDWKSRLMLAEGQIRQFEQGHLSLLLGPNYATIVNMAHLSASELAQGQSSPVVSASLRTTTQLVGRYKRSAPWLE